From Chryseobacterium salivictor, a single genomic window includes:
- a CDS encoding DUF1015 domain-containing protein: protein MPIFKPFRGIRPTEDYVDIFPTHPLDNYSQEEINKKSQVDSSYIQMVKPYVVSKSKDIDRNLRKIRTNFEELLADRKLVQDHSSYYLYEQILPNKTIFRGLLGLVSVEDFRNGKIKKHESTLTYRKEKLAYYLDKVNVQAEPVLLTYLANPKVEMLMNHEEKNVPILNYLDDNGIRHKAWKIDNRLKMLQFKEVLEQIDSFYIADGHHRIGSTALNAENQKKKNKKHTGTEHYNYVFSFVVSNQSIKIHDYNRLLSDLNGLNEKEFLQKIEKNFRIHEKGEEPYYPSQKFHISMYLGGKFYSLHVHHDLRKQQGEMNDLDHYLLEEYIFKDILGIDDPKTTEKITYIKGSSDIEGIKTIKAKVDSGDFKVGFGIYPVSFNDLLKVSDNKIIMPPKCTYIQPKLVTALIMYDMKQ, encoded by the coding sequence CCAACCGAAGATTACGTAGATATTTTCCCAACCCACCCGTTGGATAATTACTCCCAGGAGGAAATTAATAAAAAATCTCAAGTGGATTCGTCCTACATCCAGATGGTTAAACCCTACGTGGTGAGCAAATCAAAAGATATCGACCGGAACCTTCGAAAAATCAGAACCAATTTCGAAGAGCTTTTGGCTGACCGAAAATTAGTGCAGGATCACTCGTCCTATTATTTGTATGAACAGATCTTGCCTAATAAAACCATATTCCGCGGACTTTTAGGTTTGGTCAGTGTCGAAGACTTTCGGAATGGAAAAATAAAAAAACACGAATCTACGCTTACCTACAGAAAAGAAAAACTGGCTTATTATCTGGATAAAGTCAATGTACAGGCAGAACCCGTTTTGCTTACTTATCTGGCAAACCCGAAAGTAGAAATGCTCATGAACCATGAGGAAAAAAATGTACCTATCCTTAATTATTTAGATGATAACGGCATCAGACATAAGGCCTGGAAGATTGATAACCGCCTGAAAATGCTTCAGTTTAAAGAAGTTCTGGAGCAGATTGACTCCTTTTATATCGCCGATGGTCATCACAGAATCGGATCCACCGCACTGAATGCAGAAAATCAAAAGAAAAAAAATAAAAAACATACCGGAACAGAACATTATAATTACGTCTTCAGTTTCGTTGTTTCCAACCAGTCGATCAAGATTCATGATTACAACCGGCTTTTGAGTGATTTGAACGGATTGAATGAAAAAGAATTCCTCCAGAAAATTGAGAAAAATTTCCGAATTCATGAAAAAGGAGAAGAACCGTACTACCCTTCTCAGAAATTCCACATCTCGATGTATCTGGGCGGAAAATTTTATTCGCTTCACGTTCATCATGATTTAAGGAAGCAACAGGGTGAGATGAATGATCTCGACCATTATTTATTGGAAGAATATATTTTTAAAGATATTTTAGGAATCGATGATCCGAAAACAACCGAAAAAATAACCTATATCAAAGGAAGTTCGGATATCGAAGGAATTAAGACCATCAAAGCAAAGGTTGATTCCGGCGACTTTAAAGTAGGATTCGGAATTTATCCTGTCAGTTTTAATGATTTATTAAAGGTTTCCGATAACAAAATAATCATGCCACCCAAATGTACTTATATCCAGCCGAAACTGGTAACTGCATTAATAATGTACGATATGAAGCAGTAA
- a CDS encoding M20/M25/M40 family metallo-hydrolase: MKYSIIKILPLFLGGFLFAQQSTDSVQFKNISDEILVNGTAYENLRELTQNIGHRLSGSAAYEKAADWAVQKLKAAGADKVWKEEVMVPVWERGKESLQIKEGNGKWKTLRMLSLGNSEGTKGKDVEAEMVFVKNKEDFDKLPDAAVTGKIIFFNYAFNQKFISTGQAYGDANKYRRSAASWAGKRGAKAVIIRSLSSALDDVPHTGMMRYDEDDKAKIPAVAIGPKSADELEKTLKSQKVFARLNSNATMKGEKLSYSVIGEITGNKDKSVIVVGGHLDSWDVGEGAQDDGAGIVQSIEVLRTFKKLGINNNHTIRVVCFANEENGVRGGNQYAENIKKNNEKHLFAIESDGGGFTPRGFGLVMSPEKRRQIQSWRALFLPYGVHNFEVQYAGTDIEPMQPLDVPLAELIPDSQRYFDIHHSEEDTFDKVNRRELLLGASAMGQLIYMVDKNW, from the coding sequence ATGAAATATTCGATTATAAAAATACTTCCGCTCTTTTTGGGCGGATTTTTATTTGCTCAGCAATCCACCGATTCTGTCCAGTTCAAAAACATTTCCGATGAAATACTGGTAAATGGAACTGCGTACGAAAATTTACGGGAGTTAACCCAAAATATCGGTCACCGTTTGAGCGGTTCCGCTGCTTATGAAAAGGCGGCAGACTGGGCGGTTCAAAAATTAAAAGCAGCCGGCGCAGATAAAGTCTGGAAAGAAGAAGTGATGGTTCCCGTTTGGGAAAGAGGCAAAGAATCTCTTCAGATAAAAGAAGGAAACGGCAAATGGAAAACCCTGAGAATGCTTTCATTGGGGAATTCTGAGGGGACGAAAGGAAAAGACGTAGAAGCCGAAATGGTCTTTGTTAAGAATAAAGAAGATTTCGACAAACTTCCTGATGCGGCCGTAACAGGAAAAATCATCTTCTTTAATTATGCCTTTAACCAAAAATTCATTTCTACCGGGCAGGCTTATGGTGATGCTAACAAATACCGCAGAAGCGCCGCTTCCTGGGCCGGAAAAAGAGGCGCAAAAGCAGTCATTATCCGTTCGCTCTCTTCAGCTTTAGATGATGTTCCACATACCGGAATGATGCGTTATGACGAAGATGATAAAGCAAAAATCCCGGCAGTAGCGATTGGTCCGAAAAGCGCTGATGAATTGGAAAAAACTTTGAAATCCCAAAAAGTATTTGCCAGATTAAATTCTAACGCAACCATGAAAGGTGAAAAACTTTCGTATAGTGTGATTGGAGAAATCACCGGCAATAAAGATAAAAGTGTGATTGTAGTCGGTGGACATCTCGATTCCTGGGATGTGGGTGAAGGCGCGCAGGACGACGGTGCCGGAATTGTTCAAAGTATCGAAGTACTGAGAACTTTCAAAAAGTTAGGAATTAATAACAACCATACGATTCGGGTCGTTTGTTTTGCCAATGAGGAAAACGGCGTTCGGGGTGGAAATCAGTATGCAGAAAACATCAAGAAAAATAACGAAAAACACCTATTTGCCATCGAAAGTGATGGAGGTGGTTTTACACCGCGCGGATTTGGTTTGGTCATGAGTCCTGAAAAACGCCGCCAGATTCAATCCTGGAGAGCCCTTTTCCTGCCGTATGGAGTTCATAATTTCGAGGTTCAGTATGCCGGAACCGATATCGAGCCGATGCAACCTCTAGATGTTCCTTTAGCAGAACTGATTCCGGATTCTCAGAGGTATTTCGATATTCACCATTCCGAAGAAGACACTTTCGACAAAGTAAACCGCAGAGAATTACTTTTAGGAGCATCGGCCATGGGACAGCTAATCTATATGGTCGATAAAAACTGGTAA
- a CDS encoding diacylglycerol kinase family protein, whose protein sequence is MRKPPIYRSFWNAIKGVIWLLKSERNFQIEVLALLINLFLIVYLRVTGFEATIILMVSFSVLSFEILNTCVEKICDIIQPDYDIRIKIIKDISAGAVFLMAVASVITGVLIYAKYIF, encoded by the coding sequence ATGAGAAAACCCCCGATTTACAGAAGTTTTTGGAATGCCATCAAAGGAGTAATTTGGTTGCTGAAATCTGAACGTAATTTTCAGATCGAAGTTTTGGCTTTGCTTATCAATCTTTTTTTGATCGTTTATTTAAGAGTAACCGGGTTTGAAGCGACTATTATTTTAATGGTTTCATTCTCGGTTTTAAGTTTCGAAATTCTTAATACCTGCGTAGAAAAAATATGCGATATCATCCAACCGGATTATGATATAAGAATAAAAATCATTAAAGACATTTCGGCAGGAGCGGTATTCTTAATGGCTGTCGCTTCTGTAATTACAGGGGTTTTAATTTATGCTAAATATATTTTTTAA
- a CDS encoding patatin-like phospholipase family protein, with amino-acid sequence MKEIKIGLVLSGGGTRGVAHAGALQFLAEKKIKPDVLACCSSGSIVGALYAVGKTPQEILAFFKSVYFFNWRHFTFNKPGLLSSLIFADYLTPIFEDMTVSELELDVRIIATELVSGEQKIFSGTDKIVDAIIASCSIPGITVPYIVGNVMYSDGGVLNNFPADIIHQDCDKLIGMYVSPVQDVNIEDLQSIKSVTTRAYELMSHRIEIHKFSYCDWIITSKKLANYGTFERNASRLEEIFEIGYQAAKMSYDDRVF; translated from the coding sequence ATGAAAGAAATTAAAATAGGGCTCGTTCTTTCCGGTGGCGGTACCAGAGGAGTTGCCCATGCGGGCGCTCTGCAGTTTTTGGCAGAAAAAAAAATTAAGCCCGATGTTTTGGCCTGCTGCAGTTCCGGTTCAATTGTGGGTGCGTTATATGCTGTGGGGAAAACACCGCAGGAAATTCTGGCTTTTTTTAAATCTGTTTATTTTTTCAATTGGCGACATTTTACTTTTAATAAGCCCGGGTTGCTCTCGTCGCTGATTTTTGCTGATTATCTGACACCGATTTTTGAAGATATGACCGTCAGTGAATTAGAGTTAGACGTTAGAATTATTGCCACTGAACTGGTTTCGGGGGAACAGAAAATTTTCAGCGGAACGGATAAAATAGTAGACGCTATAATCGCATCCTGCTCCATTCCGGGAATTACCGTTCCCTATATTGTTGGCAATGTAATGTACAGCGATGGGGGAGTTTTAAATAATTTTCCGGCAGATATCATTCATCAGGACTGCGACAAGTTGATTGGCATGTATGTTTCGCCTGTTCAGGATGTGAACATTGAAGATCTACAATCGATAAAATCCGTGACTACAAGAGCGTATGAACTGATGTCGCACCGCATAGAAATCCATAAATTCTCTTATTGCGACTGGATTATTACCTCTAAAAAATTAGCTAATTATGGCACATTCGAACGAAATGCGAGTCGTTTGGAAGAAATTTTTGAAATAGGTTATCAGGCTGCAAAAATGTCTTACGACGACCGTGTTTTTTAA
- a CDS encoding S9 family peptidase produces MKSFIPVFLLTGAAFFAQTKNDIVVPNENLITENIPAIPKSLNEKIKKYSESRGANFTAIHPNGKELIMVTRFASTNQLHHLSQPLGNRKQITFFDEPVNSADYEPTKGKYLVYSKDMGGNEFGQLFRLDLNTMESTLLTDGGRSQNGGMRWKKDGSGFYFSSTKRNGGDRDIYFMNPLKPNETQLILELKGGGWGISDISADGKKLIVSEYVSANESYLYLLDTETKKLDPITDRTEKQIVQSSAKFAKNPDEIWYVTDRDNEFDRLALMNLKTKKITYFTTDIPWEVSDYTLSKDQSKIVFETNESGLNKLYLMDTATKKYSEIKGLPIGLINNIEFTDDGKSLFFSQSTYDSSSDIYRLDLASKKIERWTDSEQGEMQKSDMAQPKLIEWTSFDKMKISGFYYPASNKFTGKRPVLINIHGGPEGQSMASSLGANNYYTNEMGVALIYPNVRGSSGFGKTYIASDNGFNRMNSVQDIGALLDWIAKQPELDKDRIMIMGGSYGGFMTLATAYEYADKIRCSVDIVGISDFNTFLKNTEEYRRDLRRAEYGDERDPKMSAFFTRIAPLNNTDKIKKPMFIIQGTNDPRVPVTEAMQMRDKLKAQGNTVWYLEAKNEGHGFRKKENVDFQRLAVIKFMQEFLLN; encoded by the coding sequence ATGAAATCTTTTATTCCGGTTTTTTTGTTGACTGGAGCCGCATTTTTTGCTCAAACTAAAAACGATATTGTCGTTCCTAATGAGAATTTAATAACGGAGAATATTCCCGCGATTCCGAAAAGTTTAAACGAAAAAATCAAGAAATATTCGGAAAGCAGAGGAGCGAACTTTACCGCAATTCATCCCAACGGAAAAGAATTGATCATGGTTACCCGATTTGCTTCTACCAATCAGCTGCATCATTTGTCGCAACCTTTGGGAAACCGAAAACAGATCACCTTCTTTGATGAACCGGTGAATTCTGCAGATTATGAACCGACGAAAGGAAAATATTTGGTGTATTCCAAAGATATGGGCGGAAATGAATTCGGACAACTCTTCAGACTGGATTTAAACACCATGGAATCTACATTGTTAACTGATGGCGGTAGGTCCCAAAACGGCGGAATGCGCTGGAAAAAAGACGGTTCCGGTTTCTACTTTTCTTCCACTAAAAGAAATGGCGGCGACCGCGATATTTATTTCATGAATCCATTGAAACCCAACGAAACCCAATTGATTCTGGAATTGAAAGGCGGCGGCTGGGGAATCAGCGATATTTCAGCGGACGGCAAAAAACTTATCGTCAGCGAATATGTTTCGGCGAACGAATCTTATCTGTATTTATTAGACACAGAAACCAAAAAGCTCGATCCGATTACCGATAGAACTGAAAAACAGATCGTTCAGAGCAGCGCGAAATTTGCTAAAAACCCAGACGAGATCTGGTACGTTACCGACCGGGATAATGAGTTTGACCGTTTGGCTTTAATGAATTTAAAAACGAAAAAGATCACCTATTTCACCACTGATATTCCCTGGGAAGTTTCTGATTACACGTTATCAAAAGACCAATCGAAAATTGTTTTCGAAACCAATGAAAGTGGTTTGAATAAGTTATATTTAATGGATACTGCAACCAAAAAATATTCAGAAATAAAAGGTTTACCCATTGGATTAATCAATAATATAGAATTTACAGACGACGGAAAATCCCTCTTTTTCTCACAGTCAACTTATGATTCTTCCTCAGATATTTACCGCTTAGACTTAGCCTCGAAAAAAATCGAAAGATGGACAGACAGCGAACAGGGCGAAATGCAGAAAAGCGATATGGCACAGCCCAAGCTCATCGAATGGACGAGTTTTGACAAGATGAAAATTTCCGGATTTTATTATCCTGCTTCCAATAAATTTACAGGAAAAAGACCGGTGTTGATCAATATTCATGGTGGCCCGGAAGGTCAGTCGATGGCTTCCTCTTTAGGCGCCAATAATTATTACACCAATGAAATGGGCGTTGCGCTGATTTACCCGAATGTTCGTGGATCTTCAGGTTTTGGTAAAACATATATCGCGAGTGACAACGGTTTCAACCGAATGAATTCTGTGCAGGATATCGGTGCTTTACTGGACTGGATCGCGAAACAACCGGAACTGGATAAAGACAGAATCATGATTATGGGTGGCAGTTACGGTGGTTTTATGACCTTGGCAACGGCTTACGAATATGCCGATAAAATAAGATGTTCAGTCGATATCGTAGGGATTTCTGACTTTAATACCTTCCTTAAAAATACGGAAGAATACCGGCGTGATTTAAGAAGAGCGGAATATGGTGACGAGCGTGACCCGAAAATGAGCGCCTTTTTTACCCGGATTGCACCGCTCAATAATACAGATAAAATCAAAAAACCAATGTTCATCATCCAGGGAACCAATGATCCACGAGTTCCGGTGACAGAGGCGATGCAGATGCGCGATAAACTGAAAGCGCAGGGAAATACCGTTTGGTATCTGGAAGCTAAAAATGAAGGCCACGGTTTCCGTAAAAAAGAAAATGTAGATTTTCAAAGACTGGCGGTAATTAAATTTATGCAGGAATTTCTTTTGAACTAA
- the lpdA gene encoding dihydrolipoyl dehydrogenase: MNYDIIVIGSGPGGYVTAIRAAQLGFKTAIIEKENLGGICLNWGCIPTKALLKSAHVFKYLQQAEQYGLNKVENPGFDFSKVIQRSRGVATKMSGGIAFLMKKNKIDVIMGTAKVQKGKKVSVTDKDGKATEYSGQHIIIATGARSRELPNLPQDGKKVIGYRQALNLPEQPKSMIVVGSGAIGIEFADFYNTMGTKVTVVEFMPNILPVEDEDTSKHVEKSLKKSGIEIMTNASVESVDTSGNGVKATVKTATGNITLEADILLSAVGIASNIEGQGFEEVGIQTDKGKVLVNEWYETSVPGYYAIGDILATQALAHVASAEGITCVEKIKGLHVEKIDYGNVPGCTYCHPEIASVGLTEKQAKEKGYELKVGKFPFSASGKATANGDTDGFIKVIFDAKYGEWLGCHMVGDGVTDMIAEAVVARKLETTGHEVLKAIHPHPTISEAVMEAVAAAYGEVIHI; encoded by the coding sequence ATGAACTACGATATTATTGTCATCGGAAGTGGTCCTGGTGGTTACGTTACGGCAATCAGAGCCGCACAGTTAGGTTTCAAAACGGCCATTATCGAAAAAGAAAATCTGGGCGGAATTTGCTTGAACTGGGGTTGTATCCCAACCAAAGCATTGCTGAAATCCGCGCACGTTTTTAAATATTTGCAACAGGCCGAACAATACGGTTTAAATAAAGTAGAAAATCCAGGTTTTGATTTTTCTAAAGTCATCCAGAGAAGTAGAGGAGTTGCCACCAAAATGAGTGGTGGAATCGCTTTTCTGATGAAGAAAAACAAAATCGATGTCATCATGGGAACTGCGAAAGTTCAAAAAGGCAAAAAAGTTTCGGTAACCGATAAAGACGGAAAAGCAACTGAATATTCAGGGCAACATATTATTATCGCAACCGGAGCGCGTTCCAGAGAATTGCCGAATCTTCCACAGGATGGAAAAAAAGTGATTGGATACAGACAGGCATTGAATCTTCCTGAGCAACCAAAATCAATGATCGTAGTTGGTTCAGGTGCCATCGGAATTGAGTTCGCTGATTTTTATAACACCATGGGAACGAAAGTGACCGTAGTGGAATTCATGCCAAATATTCTTCCTGTTGAAGACGAAGATACTTCAAAACACGTAGAGAAATCTCTGAAAAAATCGGGGATTGAAATCATGACCAACGCTTCCGTAGAATCGGTTGATACTTCTGGAAACGGCGTAAAAGCAACCGTGAAAACAGCAACCGGAAATATTACTTTAGAAGCAGATATTTTACTTTCAGCTGTTGGAATCGCTTCCAATATTGAAGGTCAAGGTTTCGAAGAAGTAGGAATCCAGACTGATAAAGGAAAAGTTTTGGTGAACGAATGGTACGAAACTTCTGTTCCGGGATATTACGCAATTGGTGATATTTTGGCGACACAAGCTTTAGCACACGTTGCGTCTGCGGAAGGAATTACCTGTGTGGAAAAAATCAAAGGTCTTCACGTAGAAAAGATCGATTATGGAAACGTTCCGGGATGTACGTACTGTCATCCAGAAATCGCGTCTGTTGGTTTAACCGAGAAGCAAGCAAAAGAAAAAGGTTACGAACTGAAAGTGGGTAAATTCCCTTTCTCAGCTTCCGGAAAAGCCACTGCCAACGGAGATACCGATGGTTTCATCAAAGTGATCTTCGATGCCAAATACGGCGAATGGTTAGGTTGTCACATGGTGGGCGACGGCGTTACCGATATGATTGCTGAAGCAGTTGTAGCGCGTAAATTAGAAACTACCGGTCACGAAGTGTTGAAAGCGATTCACCCACATCCAACGATTTCCGAAGCTGTGATGGAAGCGGTTGCCGCCGCTTATGGCGAAGTGATTCACATCTAA